AGGTGGACGAGTTCGAGCTGGCGGGGGTGACCAAGGCCCCCTCGCGGGTCGTGAAGGCGCCCCGGGTGGCCGAGTCGCCCATCCAGTTCGAGTGCGTCTACCACCAGACGATTCGCCTGCCTGGGGCCAGCCCCATGGGGACGGTGGACGTGGTGATCGGGCGGGTGGTGGGGGTGCACATCCGAGACGACCTCGTCGGCCCCGGCGGAAAGGTCGACGTGCTCAAGGTCCGGCCGTTGGCGCGGCTGGGCTACTTCGACTACACCACGGTGGACTCGGCGTTCGAGATGGTGATTCCGGGGCGAAACGACGAGCTCCTGCGAGGGCTCGAGGGCCGCAGGGCGCCGGGGTCCGGCGCCTAGGAAATATGAGGAGAGGAGAAGACGAGATGGCTCGGGACGTGTACGGCGAGGACCACCGGATCTTCCGGGAGTCCTTTCGGCGGTTCGTGGCAAACGAGATCGCCCCCAACGCGGCGGCGTGGGAGAAGGCCGGGGCCGTGCCCCGGGCGGCCTGGCTCAAGATGGGGGAGAACGGGTTCCTGTGCCCCTGGCTCCCGGAGGAGTATGGGGGACTCGGGCTGGGATTCGAGTACTCGGTCATCATCAACGAGGAGCTCATCCGGGGCGACGCCTACGGCTTCGGGGTGCCGCTCCACAGCGACGTGGCGGTGCCCTACGTGGAGTCCTACGCAACCCCCGAGGTCAAGGGGGAGTGGCTCCCCAAGTGCGCGTCGGGGGAGGCGGTGGCGTGCCTGGGGCTCACGGAGCCCGGCGCGGGCTCCGACCTCGCGGCCATCCGGACCCGGGCGGAGCGCGACGGGGACGCCTACGCGGTGAACGGCTCCAAGGTCTTCATCACCAACGGCATCTTCGCCGACATCTGCGTGCTGGCCTGCAAGACCGACCCCAAGGCCGGCCACAAGGGGATGAGCCTGCTACTGGTGCCCCTGGACCTGCCGGGCATCCGCCGCCGCGCCCTCGACAAGATGGGCTCCCACATGCAGGATACCGCCGAGCTCTCCTTCGACGACGTGCGGGTGCCCGCGGGCTACCTCCTGGGGGAGGAGGGGCAGGGCTTCAGGTACATGATGGCGAAGCTCCAGCGCGAGCGGCTCGAGGTGTGCATCAAGTGCCAGGTCATGGCGGAGGAGTGCCTCAAGGAGGGCTTGAAATACTCCCAGGAGCGCAAGGCCTTCGGGAAGCCCATCGGCGACTTCCAGGCCAACGCCTTCAAGCTGGCGGAGATGGCCACCGACGTGGAGATCGGCCGCACCTTCCTCGACGCCCTGGTAGCCGATTTCGTCCGCGGCGTCGATATCGTGCAGAGGGTCTCCATGGCCAAGTACTGGCTGGGGGAGATGGTGAACCGGGTCGCCTACGGGGCCGTGCAGCTCCACGGGGGGTACGGCTACATGGAGGAGTACCGCATCTGCCGCCTCTACCGCGATGTGCGGGCGCTCTCCATCTACGCCGGCACGAGCGAGGTGATGAAGCTCATCGTGAGCCGCAGGCTCGGCCTCAACCCCTCGTAGGAGGAAGCCATGCACCTGGAACCCTTCGACTACCAACGCCCTGGGAGCCTGCGGGAGCTCGAGGGGCTGCTTACCCGCCACGCGGGGCAGTGCCACCTGCTGGCGGGGGGCACGGATCTGCTGGTGCTGGTGAAGGAAAAGCTCCTCTCGCCGCGGCTGGTGCTCGACGTGGGGGACTTGCCCGAGCTCCAGGGGATCTTCCGGGCCCCGGACGGGGGGCTGACGATCCTCGGGGGCACCAAGGTCTCCGAGATCGAGGCGAGCGCACTGGTGCGCGAGCACGCCCCGGCGCTGGCCTTTGCGGCGGCCCAGCTGGGTTCCTCCCAGGTGCGCCACATGGCCACCATGGCGGGAAACTGCTGCCACGGCTCGCCCTCGGCGGAGACGCCCCCGGTGCTCCTGGCCCACGGGGCCGAGGTGACGCTGTCGCGGGAAGGAGGCGAGCGGCGGCTGCCCATGGAGACGTTCTGGCTCGCCTACCGAAAGACGGCGCTTGCACCCGGG
The genomic region above belongs to Thermodesulfobacteriota bacterium and contains:
- a CDS encoding flavin reductase family protein, translating into MYYSPEKNDHGLPHSPFKACVVPRPIGWISSVSRAGVANLAPYSQFQNLTFDPPYVLFAANQTTDGRRKDSVVNAEETGEFVYNMATWELREAMNRSAAEVGPEVDEFELAGVTKAPSRVVKAPRVAESPIQFECVYHQTIRLPGASPMGTVDVVIGRVVGVHIRDDLVGPGGKVDVLKVRPLARLGYFDYTTVDSAFEMVIPGRNDELLRGLEGRRAPGSGA
- a CDS encoding acyl-CoA dehydrogenase family protein, with amino-acid sequence MARDVYGEDHRIFRESFRRFVANEIAPNAAAWEKAGAVPRAAWLKMGENGFLCPWLPEEYGGLGLGFEYSVIINEELIRGDAYGFGVPLHSDVAVPYVESYATPEVKGEWLPKCASGEAVACLGLTEPGAGSDLAAIRTRAERDGDAYAVNGSKVFITNGIFADICVLACKTDPKAGHKGMSLLLVPLDLPGIRRRALDKMGSHMQDTAELSFDDVRVPAGYLLGEEGQGFRYMMAKLQRERLEVCIKCQVMAEECLKEGLKYSQERKAFGKPIGDFQANAFKLAEMATDVEIGRTFLDALVADFVRGVDIVQRVSMAKYWLGEMVNRVAYGAVQLHGGYGYMEEYRICRLYRDVRALSIYAGTSEVMKLIVSRRLGLNPS
- a CDS encoding xanthine dehydrogenase family protein subunit M, translated to MHLEPFDYQRPGSLRELEGLLTRHAGQCHLLAGGTDLLVLVKEKLLSPRLVLDVGDLPELQGIFRAPDGGLTILGGTKVSEIEASALVREHAPALAFAAAQLGSSQVRHMATMAGNCCHGSPSAETPPVLLAHGAEVTLSREGGERRLPMETFWLAYRKTALAPGEYLKSFHLPALTARAAVAYRFQGLRQAMEIDMVNVGCYLELDAKKKKAACVRIALGAVGPIPYRALEAEAALTGAAVGPDLFEEAGRLAAQEARPIDDVRASAAYRRRLVAVLVSRALGACAEELARRGKS